Proteins from one Listeria weihenstephanensis genomic window:
- a CDS encoding carbohydrate ABC transporter permease gives MDQKTPYLFISPALLLLIMFSLFPIVIAFVISFTDINLVGLADWSKINFIGLENYKNVLSDPIFLKSIGNTLFYVIIGVPLVIICSLGIALMINFSQAKIFQFFRLIFYTPSITNVVAVAVVWSYLYNPQFGLFNYLLSLLDLPAVPWLQDPTIAKISLIILALWRAIGVNMIIFLAALQGIPREYYEAAQLDGANRWKQLTNVTVPLLRFAIFFVTVTTMIGWLQFFEEPFVMTQGGPLDSTTSVALFIYRNGFQLSKFGYAAAGSFILFIAIIIITIVQFKIQNRHSDTQM, from the coding sequence ATGGATCAAAAAACACCGTATTTATTCATTTCACCAGCACTTTTACTTTTGATTATGTTCTCCCTTTTTCCAATCGTTATCGCTTTTGTCATCAGCTTCACCGACATAAATCTAGTTGGACTCGCTGACTGGTCAAAAATCAATTTTATCGGCTTAGAGAACTACAAAAATGTCTTATCCGATCCGATATTCTTAAAATCAATAGGTAACACGCTATTTTACGTTATCATCGGGGTACCTTTAGTTATCATTTGCTCACTCGGAATTGCGCTCATGATCAACTTCAGCCAAGCGAAGATTTTCCAATTTTTCCGATTAATTTTTTACACACCATCGATCACGAATGTCGTTGCTGTAGCTGTTGTTTGGAGCTATTTGTACAATCCACAATTCGGCCTCTTCAACTACTTACTATCCTTACTCGACTTACCCGCGGTGCCTTGGCTTCAAGATCCAACCATCGCCAAAATTTCCTTGATTATCCTCGCACTATGGCGTGCAATCGGGGTTAACATGATCATCTTTTTAGCTGCACTTCAAGGCATTCCGCGCGAATACTACGAAGCCGCACAACTTGACGGCGCCAATCGTTGGAAACAGCTAACTAACGTAACCGTTCCCTTACTTCGTTTTGCGATTTTCTTCGTTACCGTTACAACCATGATCGGTTGGCTACAATTTTTCGAAGAACCGTTTGTCATGACGCAAGGTGGGCCGCTTGATAGCACGACTTCCGTGGCGCTATTCATCTATCGAAACGGTTTCCAACTAAGTAAATTTGGATACGCTGCAGCAGGTTCCTTTATCCTGTTTATCGCGATTATCATTATTACCATTGTCCAGTTTAAAATTCAAAATCGTCATAGCGACACCCAAATGTAG
- a CDS encoding carbohydrate ABC transporter permease, which translates to MNQYAHKSRGAKWLVGIILAVGGFFMILPFIWMVLSSVKTDAEILQIPPTIWPETFTWDNFKMLFTELNFSVYLRNTLVIVLFSFIGLFLNAMAGYGFAKFSFRGKNKMFYMVLATMMIPGQVTMIPVYLILNMFGLTNTMTGIVLPGLVGAFGIFLFRQFMSTIPDELMEAARLDGASEFFIFWKIILPISRPVLAVQGILTFIAGWNSFLWPLIIANDEKYYTLSVGLSLLKGQYSSNYALQMAGSTFMVIPIILIFMMFQKYILKGFNVSGLK; encoded by the coding sequence ATGAATCAATATGCACACAAATCGCGCGGTGCCAAGTGGCTCGTAGGTATTATTTTAGCAGTTGGCGGATTTTTCATGATCCTTCCCTTCATCTGGATGGTGCTCTCATCAGTCAAAACCGACGCAGAAATCCTGCAAATCCCACCAACGATTTGGCCCGAAACATTCACATGGGACAACTTCAAAATGCTCTTTACCGAACTTAATTTCAGCGTTTATTTACGCAACACACTCGTTATCGTCCTGTTTTCCTTCATCGGCCTATTTCTAAATGCGATGGCAGGTTATGGATTTGCGAAGTTCTCATTTCGCGGCAAAAACAAGATGTTCTACATGGTTCTTGCTACGATGATGATTCCTGGGCAGGTCACAATGATCCCCGTTTACCTCATCCTGAACATGTTTGGACTTACAAATACGATGACAGGTATTGTCCTACCAGGCCTTGTCGGCGCCTTCGGAATCTTCTTGTTCCGACAGTTCATGTCGACAATTCCTGATGAGCTCATGGAAGCCGCTAGACTAGATGGTGCCAGCGAATTTTTCATCTTTTGGAAAATTATCTTACCGATTTCCCGCCCAGTCCTAGCCGTTCAAGGAATCCTGACCTTCATCGCAGGTTGGAACTCCTTCCTATGGCCACTGATCATCGCAAACGACGAAAAATACTACACATTATCCGTAGGTCTATCCCTATTAAAAGGCCAATACTCAAGCAACTACGCACTCCAAATGGCCGGCTCTACCTTCATGGTTATCCCGATTATCTTGATTTTCATGATGTTCCAAAAATACATTTTGAAAGGATTCAACGTTTCCGGATTAAAATAA
- a CDS encoding glycosyltransferase, which yields MGERYLNYYSQEAIRKNSVVIVSNHEAFIEDIKQHPIFLGVSLESMSDKALASSAYVVSDEAMPSYFIKKDGQMYIHFYRGEALEPLLMRSLLHADYIVTDEALPLYLQEVMQGVVITSQQWEAGLLSEKQDADTKKTILMYCGGFKNNGITTSAINLLHNLDYERYRVIVIDTEALHDDCKRNFKKLDPRVLRVTVVGGMLRTAEESKAEERLFTASHELYVEFGPEAFLEEEVKRLYQRELRRILGETKIDIAIDFDGYFKYWTLLLATSGANQKLIYQHNEMMQEYRKKLGVDYKHRVDLNVIFLLYNYFDKIVSVAEHTRDLNEAKLRHLVENSSEKMVYVHNSLDYEAVLKAADETLDVALDENSFYFMTMGRLSPEKNQRMLIEAFKEVVVRRNDAKLVLVGNGELKGELAEVIRELGLEEHVTLLGQVVNPFPLLKRCDVFILPSNHEGQPMVLLEALILRKAIVATDIPGSRSILEDGYGLLISNSKESLVEGILRALDEDRPTKEFDYVAYNQHAMEMFYEIIE from the coding sequence ATGGGAGAGCGGTATTTGAACTATTATTCCCAGGAAGCTATTCGAAAAAATAGCGTTGTTATTGTGTCTAATCATGAGGCGTTTATAGAAGATATAAAGCAGCATCCGATTTTTCTAGGAGTCTCCCTAGAATCGATGAGCGATAAGGCTTTAGCAAGCTCGGCGTATGTTGTTTCGGATGAGGCGATGCCGAGTTATTTTATAAAAAAAGATGGTCAAATGTATATTCATTTTTATCGGGGAGAGGCATTGGAGCCATTGTTAATGCGTAGTTTGCTGCATGCGGATTATATTGTGACGGATGAAGCGTTACCTCTCTATTTGCAAGAAGTTATGCAAGGGGTGGTCATTACCTCGCAACAATGGGAGGCCGGTTTATTGTCGGAAAAACAAGACGCTGATACCAAAAAGACGATTTTGATGTATTGTGGTGGGTTTAAAAATAATGGAATTACGACGTCAGCTATCAATTTATTGCATAATTTAGACTACGAGCGTTATCGGGTTATTGTGATAGATACGGAGGCACTTCACGATGATTGTAAACGAAATTTCAAAAAATTGGATCCGCGTGTGTTGCGGGTGACAGTTGTTGGCGGTATGCTACGGACCGCGGAGGAAAGCAAAGCGGAAGAGCGGCTTTTCACGGCGAGTCACGAACTATATGTGGAGTTTGGCCCTGAAGCTTTTTTAGAGGAGGAAGTGAAACGATTATACCAGCGTGAATTACGGCGTATTTTAGGGGAGACGAAGATTGATATTGCGATTGATTTTGATGGTTATTTTAAGTATTGGACCTTGTTGCTTGCGACGAGTGGGGCTAACCAGAAATTGATTTATCAGCATAACGAGATGATGCAAGAATATCGCAAAAAATTAGGTGTGGACTATAAGCATCGGGTGGATTTAAATGTGATTTTCTTACTGTATAATTATTTTGATAAAATCGTTTCGGTGGCGGAGCATACGCGAGATTTGAACGAGGCCAAATTGCGACATTTAGTGGAAAATAGTTCGGAAAAAATGGTTTATGTTCATAATTCACTGGATTATGAGGCTGTGCTTAAGGCTGCGGATGAAACGTTAGATGTTGCGCTAGATGAGAATAGCTTTTACTTTATGACCATGGGCAGGCTTTCTCCTGAAAAGAATCAGCGAATGTTGATTGAGGCTTTTAAAGAGGTTGTTGTGAGGCGGAATGATGCAAAATTAGTGTTGGTTGGTAATGGGGAATTGAAGGGAGAGCTGGCGGAAGTGATTCGGGAACTGGGCTTGGAGGAACATGTTACATTGCTTGGACAAGTGGTCAATCCATTTCCATTATTGAAGCGGTGCGACGTATTTATTTTGCCATCGAATCATGAAGGACAACCAATGGTATTGCTGGAGGCGTTGATTTTGCGGAAGGCGATTGTGGCAACGGATATCCCAGGATCGCGGAGTATTTTGGAGGATGGTTATGGTTTGTTAATTTCGAATTCGAAAGAGAGTTTGGTGGAGGGGATTTTGCGTGCGCTGGACGAAGATAGACCTACTAAAGAATTTGATTATGTGGCGTATAATCAGCATGCGATGGAGATGTTTTACGAAATAATAGAATGA
- a CDS encoding permease prefix domain 1-containing protein, with amino-acid sequence MNRITEFVEKLFENVPESDQAAQIKEEITYNLEEKVADLMEEGKSEEDAVNKAIIEFGDIDEIIAELEVAKPNTKKRRALAKVNLGFSIWGAALLIILFIVVNVMYSRDVLWCIFPIFVVLWWPLAMFYFWYRRKAEDR; translated from the coding sequence GTGAACAGGATAACAGAATTTGTGGAGAAACTATTTGAAAATGTACCAGAGAGCGATCAGGCGGCGCAGATTAAGGAAGAAATCACGTATAATTTAGAGGAAAAAGTGGCGGACTTGATGGAGGAAGGGAAGTCTGAGGAGGACGCGGTGAATAAGGCGATTATCGAGTTTGGTGATATTGATGAGATTATTGCGGAATTAGAAGTGGCTAAGCCGAATACGAAGAAACGACGGGCGCTTGCGAAAGTGAACTTAGGATTTTCGATTTGGGGCGCGGCGTTGCTGATTATTTTATTTATCGTTGTGAATGTGATGTACTCACGAGATGTTTTGTGGTGTATTTTCCCTATTTTTGTAGTGCTTTGGTGGCCGCTCGCGATGTTTTATTTTTGGTATCGGCGTAAGGCTGAGGATAGATAG
- a CDS encoding PadR family transcriptional regulator: protein MRSDILRGHVDSIILRILADEDSYGYEISKQISQRTGDRFQIKEATLYAVFQRLEKKQLIESYFGERSHGGKRKYYTITSLGRAYLSEMAREWREIKDIMNIFLEEIDS, encoded by the coding sequence ATTCGTAGTGATATTTTAAGAGGGCATGTGGACTCGATTATTTTGCGAATTTTGGCGGATGAGGATTCTTATGGTTATGAGATCTCGAAGCAAATTAGTCAGCGGACGGGTGACCGGTTTCAAATTAAAGAGGCAACGTTATATGCGGTGTTTCAGCGGCTTGAAAAGAAGCAGTTGATTGAGTCGTATTTTGGGGAACGGTCGCATGGTGGTAAGCGGAAATACTATACGATTACGAGTCTCGGTCGGGCTTATTTAAGCGAGATGGCGCGGGAATGGCGAGAAATTAAAGATATTATGAACATTTTTTTGGAGGAGATTGATTCGTGA
- a CDS encoding ACT domain-containing protein encodes MKLHIDKTNYTIAKFPPTFQIPTWFQSEETRFKSITYTNEECSIIAPTDILDPVQAESTEPDWFLLKIEGILDFSLTGILSKIATPLAEKEISIFAVSTYNTDYILMKQSDLTTAIQTLTNAGHQIME; translated from the coding sequence ATGAAACTCCACATAGACAAAACAAACTACACCATCGCAAAATTCCCACCAACTTTCCAAATCCCGACCTGGTTCCAGTCCGAAGAAACCCGCTTCAAAAGCATCACCTACACAAACGAAGAGTGCTCCATCATAGCCCCCACGGATATCCTCGACCCCGTCCAAGCAGAATCCACCGAACCCGACTGGTTCCTCCTAAAAATCGAAGGAATCCTCGACTTCTCCCTAACCGGCATCCTGAGCAAAATCGCGACACCCCTCGCCGAAAAAGAAATCAGTATCTTCGCCGTCTCCACCTACAACACCGACTACATCCTAATGAAACAATCCGACCTAACCACCGCAATTCAAACCCTAACAAACGCCGGCCACCAAATAATGGAATAA
- a CDS encoding S1C family serine protease, with amino-acid sequence MDEKNKDLETHKDDLASGASPEKLPESQSYVKPEPTAAGEVHTPPVEPQVAKDIPVEAVHSAEGITPEGEPFATATKEEAEASSTHAFFDAAASEAPKEPSNTGGNNVIPPVPPTRASGGGTGSEPPKKGKKTMLGVFLAGLIGVLIGALIVLGFSWGALHDDNNTASNSTTTSSGQTKKVTVENTTSTTQAVEKVQDAVVSVLNYQAGTSISTGGTTEDEASSGSGVVYKKSGGKAYIVTNNHVVEGANKLEVTFSNGKKSEATLVGTDKWNDLAVLEISDKNVTTVAEFGNSDSLKVGETAIAIGSPLGTEFAGTVTEGIISGLNRTVPVDTNGDGTEDWEAEVIQTDAAINPGNSGGALVNIEGQVIGINSMKISTENVEGIGFAIPSNTVEPIIDQLEKNGEVERPSLGVTLRDVDTIPEVQQQQILKLPEGVDYGAMVQQVVSGSAADKAGLKEYDVIVEMNGKKVTNSMTLRQILYASDVKVGDKMEVKYYRSGKKETTTVTLTAASSTNQ; translated from the coding sequence ATGGATGAGAAAAATAAAGATCTTGAAACACATAAAGATGACCTAGCAAGTGGAGCGTCACCTGAAAAATTACCGGAATCACAATCTTATGTAAAGCCTGAACCAACTGCGGCTGGGGAGGTACATACACCACCAGTAGAACCGCAAGTGGCCAAAGATATACCTGTTGAGGCGGTGCATTCGGCGGAGGGCATAACACCTGAAGGCGAGCCATTTGCAACAGCGACTAAAGAAGAAGCAGAAGCGAGTTCGACACATGCTTTCTTTGATGCAGCGGCAAGTGAAGCACCGAAGGAACCAAGTAATACAGGTGGAAACAACGTAATACCGCCAGTACCACCAACACGTGCAAGTGGCGGAGGAACTGGAAGCGAACCACCGAAAAAAGGCAAGAAGACGATGTTAGGCGTATTTTTAGCAGGGCTTATCGGTGTTTTAATCGGAGCTTTAATTGTGCTCGGATTCTCTTGGGGCGCGCTACATGATGACAATAATACAGCCTCAAATTCGACAACGACAAGCAGCGGTCAAACGAAAAAAGTAACGGTTGAAAATACAACAAGCACGACTCAGGCCGTTGAAAAGGTACAAGATGCGGTTGTTAGTGTCTTGAATTATCAAGCAGGAACTTCGATTAGTACAGGCGGAACAACAGAGGATGAAGCGTCATCTGGTTCTGGTGTTGTCTACAAGAAATCAGGTGGAAAAGCATACATCGTAACGAATAATCACGTTGTGGAAGGTGCTAATAAACTTGAAGTTACTTTTTCAAATGGAAAGAAATCGGAGGCTACACTCGTTGGAACGGATAAGTGGAATGATTTAGCCGTGCTTGAAATTAGCGATAAAAATGTGACGACGGTTGCTGAATTTGGTAACTCTGACTCGCTTAAAGTCGGCGAAACAGCGATTGCGATCGGTAGTCCACTCGGAACTGAATTTGCTGGAACGGTAACAGAAGGTATTATTTCTGGTCTAAATCGTACGGTGCCTGTTGATACAAATGGCGATGGTACGGAAGATTGGGAAGCTGAGGTTATTCAAACGGATGCTGCGATCAACCCTGGGAACAGTGGTGGGGCGTTAGTGAACATTGAAGGCCAGGTTATCGGTATTAACTCGATGAAAATTTCAACGGAAAATGTAGAGGGTATCGGCTTTGCAATTCCAAGTAATACAGTGGAACCAATCATCGATCAATTAGAGAAAAATGGAGAAGTTGAGCGTCCGTCACTTGGTGTGACATTGCGTGACGTGGATACAATTCCTGAGGTACAGCAACAACAAATCTTGAAATTACCAGAAGGCGTTGATTATGGTGCGATGGTACAACAAGTCGTATCTGGTTCAGCTGCTGATAAAGCTGGTTTGAAAGAGTATGATGTTATCGTTGAAATGAACGGTAAAAAAGTAACTAATTCCATGACATTGCGCCAAATCTTATACGCGTCTGATGTGAAGGTCGGCGATAAGATGGAAGTGAAGTATTACCGTAGTGGCAAGAAAGAAACTACGACGGTTACGTTAACTGCTGCATCATCCACCAACCAATAA